A stretch of DNA from Misgurnus anguillicaudatus chromosome 15, ASM2758022v2, whole genome shotgun sequence:
CTTGGGAAAACAATAGTGGTGTTAATGGCATTCAAGGCCACACTTCCAGGAAGTAATGTCATGAAATGGTTTGGGCCTCCTCAACAAAGACTAAGTGTTGTTATCCTAACTTTAATACAGGTACTAATTTGTGTGCTTTGGTTAACAATATCACCTCCTTTCCCATATAAGAACATGCATTATTACAAAGATAAAATCATTCTAGAATGTAATTTAGGTTCTGCTGTTGGTTTCTGGGCTGTTCTTGCTTATATTGGTTTGCTTTCagtcttgtgttttgttttagctTTTCTGGCTCGGAAGCTGCCTGATAACTTCAATGAAGCTAAATTCATCACATTCAGTATGCTCATATTCTGTGCTGTATGGATCACATTTTTCCTAGCTTATGTCAGTACACCTGGAAAATTTACTGTAGCCTTGGAGATATTTGCTATTTTAGCTTCAAGTTTTGGATTACTATTTTGCATATTTGCCCCAAAATGCTATCTAATTTTGTTAAAACCAGAGCAAAATACAAAGAAACATATGATTGGGAAATAGTGATTCTAAGGAACTCAAGGATGAACATCTAATTGGACAACAATGAAATGTAGTAAGTAACTAAGTAAACAACAATTGGCAATCAATCTAAAAAAAGCATTGCCATCGAATAAAAAAGCATGCCAgcacatatgaagagtttcgttgcaaaacgagataaatccattttttaacatttttgacaaaacatgtttattattatgttatcatgttattattttgttttattgtgctacttagctgtattttttacgttatgaaggtttaaatcaaaacaaaccaactgcagttgcattgaaattaattggaatgcacaaccaaaaaacgagatttctgaacaattaaaaaaacggtggttatctcgttttgcaacgaaactcttcatatatatatgcTTTTGGCTTATTAGAGTGACATAATGACTGGAAGAGGTTCAACATTACTGCCAGGacaaacattaaaatcacaCGATATACACTGTGTCTATACTGCTTGATTGATAAACAGGTCGCATAATGTTATTAATAATGGCTATACAACAGCATCACTTCTTTAAGGGCTGTCTGACCCATGAGTTCTGCTCTCCACAGGCTGTGGCAGGGTGAGTCAGCACTAGGTACAATAGACTCTCACTGACCATTTTCATCACAGCTATATTTTGAACCTACATTGTATACTGCCTAATAAaatgacattaactttttgcacttaataaattatgtaaattcaattaaatttttaaataaataaataaataagccatTCATTTggattattatttaaataagtaCACATCTTGTAGTTTTTGGCTGCAGGTGTGCTGCATATTTAGGTTTTTTCCCGAGGAGCCGAGCCAGAGAGGACCGGACACTCAGCAGTGGTACAGTAACCGTAGTGAGGACTGATGACCGAcaaattgggaatccctaccaaagtgCCTACGAGTGCTGCACCATCCAATTCCCTATGTAAGCCTCCCGGCCTCTTGTTGTTAGAGATGCCGGGACAGGGCCTTACACAGGAAGACCAGTCATTGGTGTTCCTGCCAAACTCAATCAGTGACACTAAGATAACACTGGGATGCGTACCCGTTCTGGTGATAAGGGGAACGCTGCAGAAGCCACGCCCTCTACAAGAAGGCTTATCAGTGGGATGTACAATATGGAATTACCGCATAGGGTTTTGCAGAATATCAAAGTCTCTGGGGTGGCTTTAATGAGACAACACCACACAGAGATGGCAGAGGGAGCTTTGCCAGGGAAAACATGGGCCAGGGAAAATTCAGCCAAAGTGTTAGGAGTcacccagcctgcagctctacaaatttCCATTTGCGATGTGCCTCGCACCAGCAACCAGGAGGGATGGAGACTTCTGGTAGAGTGTGCTCGCAACCTGAGAGGGCACACATGCCCGGAGCTTGGTAATCCAGGGCTATAGCATccactatccaatgagacatcctctacTTGGAGACAGCTTTTTCCTTCTGCTGgccaccgtaacagacaaagcTGTTCTGAAGCCTgggctgggtctgcctcctccaggGGCAGCGTTTGCAGATTCGTTAGCTGATCCTTTAAAGGAATGGAAGGTCTCAGGATTCTGTTCCTCAAGGCATGAATCCCCAACCAAAAACATATAGAGGTCCTCTACCTTCTTTATCGAGGCCAATGCAGTCAGGAGCAAAGTTTTCATAAAAGAAACTTGAGCTGCACTGACTGCAAAGGCTTGAAGGGTGCTTCCTGGAGTGCTTTTAGCACCAGGGACAGGTTCCCCTAAGGAACCTGATGACCAGGTTGTGCAATCCTACAGAGTCACCTGCTATGGGATCGTGGTGGGCAGAGATCGCAGCAACATAAACTTTGAGGATGTAGGTATACAGCCTTTGCTCTAGCTCATGCTGTTAAACAGAAAGCACAATACCGATGAAGCATTTTCGGGGGTCTTCTTGACGAGAACCAATCACAAACAGGTTCTACTACAAAGCATAAGcatgtctcgtagacggcgctctgCCTCAGGATGCTTCCTCTCTGAGAGAGGAGGTCCTTCCTCAGAGGACTGTGCCAGGGAGGGGTTGTCACGAGAAGTATAAGTTCTAGGATATGAATTACTCGAAGCGAATTCAGATTCTTGTGACTTCAAAGGACGAGATGACAGACGAGCTGTGTCATGTGACAGGAGCATAAACCACCTTGACCGTTGATGTATGCAACGGTTGCAGTATTGTCTGTGCGGACTTAAACATCTTGGCCTCTTGCAGACGTTTCAGCTGGATCAGTGCAAGACGAACTACCAACAACTCAAGGTAACTTATATGCCACCTTAGCTGGGGACCGTTCCAAACCCCTGAGAGTGTTTGCACATTTTATGTGCCACCCTAGCCCATGGCCCAGGAATCACTGAATACAACTGTCACGGTGGGTAAATACACTGCTCTCTCTGTGTCTCGTGTATAGTGTTTACTCACTTGTGATGGCATGTGCTCGTTATCCCAATTCCCTTCACCtgtgttgattgtctcactCCAGCTGCTCATCATTACAGACTCTCCATATATATACTCACTCTGCTCTCCTCGTCAGATCCTCGCTCTTTGTTTGACCTCCGTGTCTTTCTGGATTGTTTGTACAGCGTGTGTGGATTGTTTCGTGTCGTCTTCGTGCTGGATGTTCCGGTCTCTGTTCCAGAATTATATTCCACTTCAGACCTACACCACCAACGACCATCAcaaccaccatcaccagctttacCACCGTAGTCCTTCGTGCACCATTACCATCATCTGGACATTGTGTTGTTTAATCCCTGTGTTTGTCTTCATCTTAAAATAAACCTGTGTTATTTTCCTGCATCTGCTTCCAGCGTGTTCTATTGTCACAACAACAGTATGACTAGACACCTGTTCTAAGGATACACCAGCCTGAAGAAACAAGGAGCCTGACCACGAGGTAAAGGTTCAGTGACTTGTGTTATGTTCACTCTGTGAATCCTGTGCAGCCAATGTTGAAGGAGTCTTTTCAGTTTTTCAGGGTCTTGACTACTGGAGGCAGAGACAAGGGATCCTCCAACCCAAGGTAGCTGGCAGCTGGAGATCCCAAAGCACCCCGACCCAACAGCAATGGCATGCTGAGGGTGAGCTGAGGGATCTCCTAGTGACAGGGATGATGTTGTGGCTACCATAGACAGAGGACGAGAGAGAGGGAAGTTGGGTAGGGCCTGTGGAGATGAGGGTGAGGTTGACCGGACCAACGGAGACAATGGAGAGCTGGACGAGACGAGCAGAGATGAGGGTGAGCTAGAAGGGACCAGGGGAGATGAGGGTGTACTGGATGGGACAAGCGGAAACAACAACCGACAGCAATCATCAAAGTTTATCAAGTCTATATTCCCACTATCAGCAGTGGTGGTGTGGGCAGGGCTTCCCTTTTAGTCCTAAAACTCCAGAAGCACTCCCACATTTTCTCACAATGTTGTCAGCTCATGCCCCTGGTCAGACGTAATAGGCTTGAGCTCCAGGGCAATGTTGTGCTCTCTTCAGTGCTGGCTTCTCAGTCGTGGCAGGCTCTGGCTCCCTGTCTGCAGTGGGCACAAGCAGCTCAGTGCAACGGGGTGATAGCTGTCTGGGATCTGGGTCAGGAGTGGGGCTGGTGACATGAATGGTGAAAGCCGATCCACAAGAGACCAGCACCCACTCTACAAATGTGGCCAGCTCTCTCAAGGTCCCTCCCTGGACAACTGCTCTAGGGTGGCAGTTTATAGTCCAGCAAATAGAAATGTGCAGAGGCAGATGTGCGGGAAGAGGATGAGATAGCATGGTCCCAGATAATCCTCTAGATGTTCCTCGAGGGAGCGTTCTCCCTGCTTAAGGCACAGCAGGAGAAAGGCAGGGTTTTCCATGTGCAAGTGAAATAAGCAAAACTAAACAACACGAAACTGGAGGacggaaaataaaaaaactcacactAGATGCTGCTTACTGTTTAAGTTGGTTATTCTGTTACAGTATGTACACAAACAGATGGAGGAAAAATGGTAACAATAAACATAACTTTATTCCTTGGATAGCCGATAAATACACATATAACAAAAACGATAACCGACAATGAGTAAAGATGGTGAGTCCAGGTAATAGTGAACAGGTGAAGATGGTAATCAGACATCGTAGATGACGGGGTGCAAAGCGTGATGGGTGATGTAGTCCATTGAGTGAGGGCAGTCATGTTGGACGCTGCTGCCATCagacttagtattttttttaaatacttcacAGTGTTATCTCGGCATAATATGATCCTGGACACTGCTGTCAGGACTGACTTGGTGGAATTGGAGATGTGCTTGCATTGTCACCAAATTCCAAACTACCCTGAGAAACAATGTTCTTTTTGGCTTGAAGCCGTAACCCCAGACGTTTCAAATACCCAAGGACAACATCTCGATGCCGAACCGCCAACTTTTGAAACTGTACTAACACCATACAGTTGTGTATGTGGACCCCTGAAGGTTGAATCgatacattttgtaaatgtgCGAGGGGAAAGAGCTATGCTGGCCAGAAGCACACAATATTGGTACGTTTTTGCCCCAAAAAACGAATCTCAGAAACTTTATATAAAGATGTGGAAGTACAAATCTAAAAATCACCTCTGTAAAGCCCGGACTGAATCTTGAGGGGGAAAACATACCCTATAGCCCATTTAACCAAGATTTAAAACTTCTAACCCCTGAGCTTTCCCGGGGTTCACCTCAGTGAAAAAAGCCCCTATGAACCTGGGGGCATGAACAGTAAACTGTGAGAAGAAGCCAATTTATTAAATGTGACAGTTTTCTCCACTTGTGGAAGAAGCACATTAGAAAAACCAACCTCTCAAGGTTGAAGCCACAGACTGGCAGGGCATTGATTCACTTTTGCTACAGTATTTTATAATGGATTTATAGTTCTAAAAACCTCTATGGGTAGAGATCTGTACAATGTAAGCCTACATGCCCTGAAGCATTATAAACAGTGGGGTTAATGCACAGATTTTCTGCGGGCTCTTTAGAATAGCAGACTTCATCTGGGGAAGGCGCCATTTGGAGCCCTGACTAACCAGTGGGGCTTCTTAATGGCAGCCTTACAGTTAGCAATAATGACCATTCTGACTGTTCAGTTTTACCACAGTAATATGTGGCTGCTGTTTCAATACCCGAATAGCGAATCAGGGGATAGGGAGGTATTGCGCGAATACTGGTGGACTTGCCCAAGTGTCATTTCATGATGCAGCATTGAGTTCCCACAAAAGGGAACTGTTATGTCCAGGAGAAGCAAATATGCGGGCTCCTTGCAGCAGTCACACGGAAAGACACGCACTGTGTTTCAAACTGAATTTGCAAAACAATGGATGTTGAAATTAGGGATGCAGCGAATATTCGGCCACCAAAAATGTTCTGCCGAAACGCATTTCGAAATGCTGtgatgacacaaacagaaaccgcgacctgcatgtgcttgtctgaagcaatGTGTCTGCGGTGTGGACATATTTCAATATATCCGAGAAAGACCCACGGACAGCGATTTGCAAAACATGTAATGGCGAAATTTCAAGAGGGGGTGCATCTGCAAAGACTCTGTCcacattatatttaatatatcacCTTAAATCCAAAAATTCCGATCGCTACGCTAAATATGAGAGGAACGCAGCACAGAAAATGCCCACTCCGTCTGTTGCAGACATTTTTGAAAAGGGAAGAAAGTTCCCAGTGATAGTGTCAAGGTAAAGGGCATTAAACAGAAGATTATGGAATTGATTGCTTGCCttagaaaataaactttttttatagtAGAAGATGTGGGATTTGTAGGCTGATTGAGCACATTGAGCTCTGTTATGTCATGCCGAGTAGACAACATTTCTCAGAGGTGTGTTTACCTGAGTTGTTTAGGTATGAGGTACAACACACAACCAATCCTGATCATAATTTTAACTAAACTCAGGTTCCCAAAAAATGAACAGCAGCATTGCTGCAGAAAAAGTCACTATTTTCTAGTTCTGCTTCACTTGTTCTTTAGGTGGTTCAAGATTTTCTAtgaaacaatgaaaaaaatactataattGCTCAGTGCACTGGCGTTTCTTGCATAATGCAGCATGATGGCAAAAAGCAAACTAGCGCTAATGATGCTGATCCCAGATGGATTTTCAAAATGCGATAAAAGGCAGGTCATTTCCTTTTCTGCCACAAAGTCTCATGCTCTGCCTTCACATGGGCATGGCAAAGAGGACAGTGTCACTCCTGCTACTGCTGCTATATGGTGCTTGCATCCCAGCCGCAGCGCAAGACTGCAAAATGCTGAGCCAGCCATTCCCCCCACTACTTTCTGCAGAAAGAGAAATCAACATTGGGGCGATTTTCTCAATCCATAGAAATATCGTGCCAAAGACGCATCTTTTCACTTCCATACCAGAACCAACTACATGTGTCAGGTGTGTATGAGAATAACTTTTTGACACCTTGCATTATGAATACTACAGTATTATAAATACTAAAGGCACCCAAAAagctgtcattatttacttatcaTCAAGTTGTTTTATACctgcataaatttctttgttctgctaaacacaaatgaagatattctgtaaaatgtttgtaaccaagcaaaCCTTGGACACCACTGACTTATATAGTAGGAAACAATAATGCTGTTAATAATGCAAAACATCTTAATTTGTGACTTGTGCAACCTAGAAGCAAACCATACAACGAATGTGTTACTTTTGGACTGTATGATGCTTCTTTTAAGTGGGATGAAACGTGAATATGACTTCAATTTGGGGGCAAGAAATTCCAACCAGGTAAAAAACTGTGGatgacttaaaaaaatttaactttacAAATAATCATGTAATTGTATTAAATTAGCAAGCTGCAATTTTTGTTGCAACTGCCTGTGTCTGTGTGCAGTGAGAGTTGTCCTCCTGGCACTAGAACAGCTGTGCAAAAAGAAAAACTATATGTTGTTATGACTGCATACCATGTACAGAAGGTGAAATCAATAAAACTactgttaaaaaaatctgaataattatatttataaaggtGGATAAATTATTGCTAGAACAAAGCAAAACAATGAAATTTATAAAGGTTAAAAACAACTTGAGGGTCAGCagatgatgacaaaattttcatttttgggtgagctaTTCCTTTAAAAGAGATACTATAATAATACTAAAATAGTTATTTGCAGAATGTACTGTAACATGTGACTGATGTTTATTGTCACAGCTTAAACTTGCGAGAGTTTAAATTTGCTCAGACGCTGATTTTTGCAATAAAGGAGATAAACAACAGCACACAGCTGTTGCCTGGTGTCACTTTGGGCTATAAAATATATGATGCATGTGGCTCAATAAATCAGGCTATCCTGTCGAGCATGGCTTTGATAAATGGCTTTAAAGAGACTTTGCATGATGAGTCCTGTTCTAGACCACCATTTGTTCAAGCCATTGTTGGAGAGTCAAGCTCCACTCCCACTATTGCTATCGCCTCCATTCTAGGCCCTTTCAGTCTCCCTGTGGTAAGAACACTCACTTATCACATGTTGTCATGATAAGTCAATGCGTAATGAACCAATGCTCAAAATGTGCTTTACAAAAGGAAAAAgttataattttctaaatacTATGCTGCTTCTTTTGTGTTTGTAGATCAGTCATTTTGCCACATGTGCATGCTTGAGTGACAGAAAAAGGTTTCCATCCTTCTTTAGAACGATAGCCAGTGATTATTATCAAAGCAGAGCACTGGCTCAGCTTGTCAAGCACTTTGGCTGGACTTGGGTTGGAACGGTCAGCAGTCGCAATGATTATGGTAACAATGGAATCTCAACATTTGAAAAGAAAGCACAACAATTGGGGATTTGTGTTGAATACTCAGAGACCGTATTAAGAACTGATCCACAAGAGCAGCTCCTAAAAACACTGGAAGTAATTAAAAGGGCCACGGCCAAGGTTGTGGTGACTTTTATATCATTTGGAGATTTTATCCCACTCCTGCAATTAATTTCCCAACAAAATGTCACTGGGCTCCAGTGGGTCGGTAGCGAATCCTGGATCACTTCTCGGATCATTGCAGAAACAAAGGAATACAGTTTCCTCACGGGAGCCGTAGGCTTTGCTGTAGCGAATGTCAAGCTCGATGGCCTGCGAGAGTTTCTTGTGACTGTGCACCCTGATCAAGAACCAAAAAATGAACTTTTGAAAGATTTCTGGGAAACAGCTTTTCAGTGCTCTTTCAGAAACACAGGAGGTAGCACAGCTGGCTGTACTGGCTCAGAACGCTTAGCAGAAGTGCAAAACGAATATAGTGATGTAACAGAGCTGCGCATAGCAAATAAAGTGTACACGGCAACTTATGCTGTCGCACATGCACTGCATAATTTGATAAAAGATGTCAAATCCTCCACCAACAGCAGCAAAGTAGAGGTGCCCACACCAAGAAAGGTGATTAAGAAGACAGAGAATTTAAAGAGAAAAGTCAAACTGAAACCAATTATGTTTAATTTTATTCTCAGGTGCTGGAGtatataaaatatgtcaatTTCACTGCCAAAACAGgtgagaaaatattttttgatgcAAGTGGGGATCCTGTGGCGAAATATGATCTGATCAACTGGCAGCCTGCTAAAGATGGAAGTATGCAGTAT
This window harbors:
- the LOC129419498 gene encoding extracellular calcium-sensing receptor; translated protein: MAKRTVSLLLLLLYGACIPAAAQDCKMLSQPFPPLLSAEREINIGAIFSIHRNIVPKTHLFTSIPEPTTCVSLNLREFKFAQTLIFAIKEINNSTQLLPGVTLGYKIYDACGSINQAILSSMALINGFKETLHDESCSRPPFVQAIVGESSSTPTIAIASILGPFSLPVISHFATCACLSDRKRFPSFFRTIASDYYQSRALAQLVKHFGWTWVGTVSSRNDYGNNGISTFEKKAQQLGICVEYSETVLRTDPQEQLLKTLEVIKRATAKVVVTFISFGDFIPLLQLISQQNVTGLQWVGSESWITSRIIAETKEYSFLTGAVGFAVANVKLDGLREFLVTVHPDQEPKNELLKDFWETAFQCSFRNTGGSTAGCTGSERLAEVQNEYSDVTELRIANKVYTATYAVAHALHNLIKDVKSSTNSSKVEVPTPRKVLEYIKYVNFTAKTGEKIFFDASGDPVAKYDLINWQPAKDGSMQYKLVGAYDSSLPPEQLLQINQEQMVWAENSRQLPVSVCSESCPPGTRKAAQRGRPVCCYDCITCADGEISNETDSSDCFPCDLEYWSNESKDRCVLKAIEFLSYTEIMGIVLSLCSLIGALFSSIVSFVFYLHKETPIVRANNSELSFLLLFSLTLCFLCSLTFIGRPTEWSCMLRHTVFGITFVLCISCVLGKTIVVLMAFKATLPGSNVMKWFGPPQQRLSVVTLTLIQVLICVLWLTISPPFPYKNMHYYKDKIILECNLGSAVGFWAVLAYLGLLSILCFVLAFLARKLPDNFNEAKFITFSMLIFCAVWITFFLAYVSTPGKFTVALEIFAILASSFALLFCIFAPKCYLILLKPEQNTKKHMIGKS